The window gCCCGAGCCACCAAAACCTGAAGAGAAGGAGGTGAATTATTCTTCCGAAAAGTTCATCTAGTCACTCATCCATACTGACATCAACATATCACCTACTTGGGCTAGCTTCCATCATTTCGCTTGCGTTGTGTACAATGTTGTTGTTTGTGCGATTTTGACACTGAGATCTTGATGTCTTGTTTTGTTCATTAGCCAACGGTGATAGCGGTGGTCCTGAAGGTGCATATGCATTGTGAGGCCTGTGCGCAAGTTATCAGGAAGAAAATCCTCAAGATGAAAGGTACATGATTTGTTGCTATCTCCCTTCTGTTTTATTGCAAATACATATGTTATGTTGGTACACtgaatctgttttttttttctgtgtatGAAGTTTGTATTTCTGCACAGTGAATACATATTCGTGGGTTGCTTTGATCAAAGAGAATAGCTATCTTTTAAATTTGATCTTCTTATTCACAGATGAGATTGAAATTTTTTGCCTGATACTAGACCTGCCCATTTCCCCTGTCTTGGGTGTTTCAGTTTGCCTGACCATAATGGTGAGAATTGGCCAATTGGGAGTGGACAATTATTATGAATTGTTACTCTAGGCACACTACTTTAACTAACCTTATTTAGTTTAAGAACATAAACTTTCAAAGAACAATATACTACTTTCTTAGTAATACAACACAGTTGTATTTCATAAGTTATTTGATAGTTCTTTTATATCGAAGGATCCATGTCCTGTTCGTTTCCACTACTAGCAGTGgatgaaattttggattttcgtggcacgcttttcaaaccgctaaacggTGTCTTTCGTgcgaaaaatttctatatgaaagttgttctaaaatatcagattaattcatttttcaagtttgtaataattaaaactcaattaatcacacgttattaccacatcgttttgcgtgaaacacttaatcttcatcttcatcttcaggagattcaaacaccagtCATTTACTACTTCAGGACCCACTGagtaatctctctctctctttttgtagGAGTGCAATCAGCAGAGCCAGACATGAAGGCATCACAAGTGACGGtgaagggtgtgtttgaggagtcAAAGCTCACCGATTACGTGCATAAACGCATTGGTAAGAATGCCGCCGTTGTAAAATCTGAACCAGCCCCTCCCCCTGAGAATGCTGGCGATGCAAATGCAAAGGATGACAAGAAGGCGGCCGAAGGTGGCGAGGAGAAGGACGAGAGCAAGGAGGAAAAGAAGGAAGGTGATgatgagaaagaaaaggagaaagagaaggatGATAGCAATGCTGCCGAGGTTGAAGAGAAGGACAAAGAGAAAGATCCTTCAGCCTTGGCTGCTGCTAATCTGTATATGCATTACCCAAGATTCAGCAACCCTGGTGGATATGGTGTTCCTGGCTACGCATACCCGTATGCGCCGCAGCTCTTCAGTGACGAGAATCCAAACGCCTGTGTTGTGATGTGAGAAGGTGAGAACAATGAGGTCCAAATTGGGGGAAATAAGAGTGAGACTACGCATCCCCTAACTTCTGGGGGGTGAAATCGGCTGTTCGAAGATAGGATCAAGCAAGCCATTTTGGTTTCTAACTGTTCTCATGTAATTAAAATGTGAACTGTTGGCCTCGTCTCTATTGTCGGCCTTCATGGACATTATATTATGTAAGCTAAAAATGTAGGATTTTGCTTTGAGCTTTCTCTCTATTggctttccttttgtaaaaattgtataatatatatattgttagtgTTGAAATAGCTTGTGTATCCTTGTTATTGTCTCAGGAGGAGCACCCTCTAGTCATTATTGCTAGAGCTGTGAGGAGCATTTTTATTATGATTATGACTTCATTGAAGGGGCTTAAATCTTAGTGCCTATCTTATCTTATCCTATAATACGAATTCAACGCAAACAATCGAAAGGAGAATCATGCCACGTGGCACCACCAGTTTCGCGGAAGGGGCTTAACGAAACGATCTTGCGTCCGCGCGTGCAGGGATCGATGAAACACtcttgcgtgcgtgcgtgcatgcaCCGGGCCTCCAGAAATTTCTCGGCAATCAAACTCCAATGGGCCACGGCTCGATAGCCCGTGCGAATTGTGCCGTGTGATGGCACAAGAACATGCTGGGTGACGATTCTAGAGAGAACCGGCGCCATTGTGTGGATGAGACGAGATACTATGCATACATGTAGTGCAAACAGCCGATGCATACTGATCGATTCATGAACTACGTTGCTGGCTTTGATTTCTCACGTTGCCGCCGTACGTCTAGCAAAGCTCATGCAGGAAGGCAGGCAGCTATTGCTTCCTTTCATCACCCGATCTTGAGGATCAAAGAAGTAATAATACCTTTAGTTAGGAATTAAAATAGGATTAGCAGGATGTAATTAAATCATCCACTAAAAATTCCTACGTTCCAAGCATCCATTTTTTAAACTTTCTATGTTTTTTATTCCACTGTTTAACACCCGTATTTATGCATTTTATATTCCAAATGTTTTCTTTCATGTATTTTGTTTACTTGAGTTCCAAACCTGCCTATGTTTGAGAGGAGAGGGAAAAATGAGATATGTAAAATGAGGTGACCTATTatcgcatgattaattgaatattaaATATTTCAAACATGGAAAATATAGAAATATGAttattttaaaagtaacttttctacaatttttttatgtaaaaaacACGCCGGGTGAAAAAAATGATGGATGTTT of the Oryza sativa Japonica Group chromosome 2, ASM3414082v1 genome contains:
- the LOC4329453 gene encoding heavy metal-associated isoprenylated plant protein 7 is translated as MGEEEKVKEEAAAEKGKEAAVAEEKEAAAAGEEKKEDAPPPPPPPEEVVMRVFMHCEGCARKVKKILRGFDGVEDVVADSKAHKVIVKGKKAAADPMKVVHRVQKKTGRKVELLSPMPPPVEEKKEEEKKEEPEPPKPEEKEPTVIAVVLKVHMHCEACAQVIRKKILKMKGVQSAEPDMKASQVTVKGVFEESKLTDYVHKRIGKNAAVVKSEPAPPPENAGDANAKDDKKAAEGGEEKDESKEEKKEGDDEKEKEKEKDDSNAAEVEEKDKEKDPSALAAANLYMHYPRFSNPGGYGVPGYAYPYAPQLFSDENPNACVVM